In Proteus vulgaris, one DNA window encodes the following:
- a CDS encoding alpha-2-macroglobulin family protein → MDMNQNQFRQYTEKRGYRWCSLAVVLASALALSGCDDKADESSSSTDKAQNVQTTEQKNTAQNTPDTATQTSERSAVTTKTNNETALKSKEVRDELAMRFAGKDVTVLDASELQRDGASTMVVTFSVPLDPDQKFDNVIHLVDTKKGKLEGAWELSDNLMELRFRHLPPSTELNLTIDDKIKGINERTLTTPFSQKLTTEEIFPSVGFTSKGSLLPFDAAEGLPIIALNVDQVDVNFFRVKDEQLAQFLTQWESRSNINYWESDEFLSQADLVYTGRFELNTEKNTRENVLLPLKSIDALKKEGAYIAVMQQAGKYSYTVPATVFTFSDIGLSMHSYLDSLDVFTQSLKNGSALNEVEIRLLDEKGGLISKAQTDSQGHATLEKSDKARLLMAIRDGQTSMIDLRKPALDLSEFDIGGPQGYSKQFFAFGPRDLYRPGETLIVNALLRDGDGNPIKEQPVKVDLLKTDGQVSRSFVWQPENGLYQLKLAIPADENTGTRTLRFDIGDGTPRFYEFQVEDFMPERMALVITGKKGILLSGNDAYFDLEGRYLYGAPAADNRLQGQVFLKASREAVSKLPGYEFGTVKDENFSRLLDEFELNLDSDGQGELSVDSDRYAELKSPINIILQASLLEAGGRPVTRRYQQAVWPATHLAGIRPVFPKKEVYDYRTDKYKSGYSVDENSMAEFEIVYTDQDGKKLPANDLKVKFIYERHDYYWRWSSSNGWESGYNEKDLQMDEQTIKIAKDGTAKVAFPVEWGSYRIEVVDPKTELVSSLRFWAGYSWMDNTGGTGAVRPDQVKLKLDKEGYLPGEKVKLNIVAPHPGKGYVLLESSNGPLWWQEIDVPEKGLDVEVPINKEWARHDLYLTSVVVRPGDTSKQATVKRAVGILHLPLQDKNRRIDISLDAPEKIRPNQDLKIRIKANPVAGQPLPENINVLVSAVDTGVLNITEYKTPDPYDAFFGRKRYSIDQYDVYGQLIEGQGRLANLRFGGDGGEAAALSRGGKKPLTDVQIIAQQTAPVKLNAQGEGEVSLPIPEFNGEVRLMAQAWTADKFGSQEGKVVIAAPLVTQLSLPRFMAGGDNALLSLDLTNLTDDAQSITLNYTASGLVGLGGAESKTVSLTKGERTQVQIPVKAKHGFGQGEFSLSIYGIKVPGEEIKPYHNTWNIGVRPAYPAETLHYASTLQDGETWSLPTDVLNRFNNSTLEGELLLTSRPPLQIARYVRELFAYPYGCLEQTVSGLYPSLYSTEKELKQLGIKTQTDADRKVAIEKGIAHLLTMQKAEGGFSLWNQDGREEYWLTAYATDFLFRASQQGYAVPAEPLKRANDRLLRYLQDKSLVNYEYAVNQDAARFSARAYAALVLANQQKAPLGELRRLYLERNDAGSGLALVQLGIALKLMGDNSRAEGLIAEGVTTTRKYNYGLGDYGSVIRDQALIIALLSENNLETQSRDASVITLSDNLTSREWFSTQESNSLYLAGRFFINMSEQPWEVAVNRQIPAISSDRAVNETLTSTQLQEGLELNNRGGAAIYSRMNIVGYPKVAPAPYSNVLNVHRSYYDLKGNRVHPNRLQSGEMLVVKLEVSADRDVPDALVVDLLPAGLEIENQNLASSSASLSDSAADLQEFIDDMGQANIKHLEYRDDRFVAAVSVDRYRPTTLLYLARAVTPGSYQVPPPQVESMYVPYWRAIGSTETKIDIVP, encoded by the coding sequence ATGGATATGAATCAAAACCAATTTAGACAATATACAGAAAAGAGAGGCTATCGTTGGTGCTCACTTGCTGTTGTATTGGCGTCTGCGTTGGCACTGAGTGGGTGTGATGACAAAGCTGATGAAAGCTCGTCATCAACAGACAAAGCGCAAAACGTACAAACAACTGAGCAAAAAAACACAGCTCAAAATACACCAGATACTGCCACTCAAACTAGCGAAAGATCAGCAGTTACAACAAAAACGAATAATGAAACTGCATTAAAAAGCAAAGAAGTTCGTGATGAGTTGGCTATGCGTTTTGCAGGAAAAGATGTCACTGTATTAGATGCATCAGAACTGCAACGTGATGGTGCAAGTACTATGGTGGTGACTTTCTCTGTACCTCTTGATCCAGACCAAAAGTTTGATAACGTTATTCATCTTGTTGATACCAAAAAAGGAAAACTAGAAGGTGCGTGGGAGTTATCAGACAACTTGATGGAGTTGCGTTTTCGTCATTTGCCACCATCAACAGAATTGAATTTAACCATTGATGATAAAATCAAAGGTATTAATGAACGTACATTAACAACACCTTTTAGCCAGAAATTAACCACAGAAGAAATTTTCCCTTCAGTTGGATTTACTAGTAAAGGGTCGTTATTACCATTTGATGCTGCGGAAGGCTTACCTATTATTGCCTTAAATGTGGATCAAGTAGATGTTAACTTTTTCCGTGTAAAAGACGAGCAATTGGCTCAATTTTTAACGCAATGGGAAAGTCGTTCTAACATTAACTATTGGGAATCTGATGAATTTTTATCTCAAGCTGATTTGGTTTATACCGGTCGTTTTGAGTTAAATACAGAAAAAAACACCCGTGAAAATGTATTGTTACCATTAAAATCAATAGATGCTCTGAAAAAAGAAGGCGCCTATATTGCTGTAATGCAACAAGCTGGTAAATATTCGTATACGGTGCCAGCTACGGTATTCACTTTTAGTGATATCGGATTGTCGATGCATAGTTATCTTGATTCGTTAGATGTTTTCACCCAATCACTTAAAAATGGTTCTGCGTTAAATGAAGTAGAAATCCGTTTATTAGATGAAAAAGGCGGTTTAATCTCCAAAGCGCAAACAGATAGCCAAGGACATGCCACACTTGAGAAAAGTGATAAAGCGCGTTTATTAATGGCTATTCGTGATGGTCAAACTAGTATGATTGATTTGCGTAAACCTGCGCTTGATCTTTCTGAGTTTGATATCGGTGGCCCTCAAGGTTATAGCAAACAGTTTTTTGCTTTTGGCCCTCGTGATCTTTATCGTCCAGGTGAAACTTTAATTGTTAATGCGTTACTGCGCGATGGCGACGGTAATCCAATTAAAGAGCAACCCGTTAAAGTGGATTTACTCAAAACAGATGGCCAAGTGTCACGTAGTTTTGTATGGCAGCCTGAAAATGGACTCTACCAGTTAAAATTAGCTATTCCTGCTGATGAAAATACTGGTACACGTACTTTGCGTTTTGATATCGGTGATGGAACGCCTCGGTTCTATGAATTTCAGGTTGAAGACTTTATGCCAGAGCGAATGGCATTAGTCATCACGGGTAAAAAAGGCATCCTACTTAGTGGTAATGATGCTTATTTTGATCTTGAAGGGCGTTACCTTTATGGTGCACCAGCAGCCGATAATCGCTTACAAGGACAAGTCTTCTTAAAAGCTTCTCGTGAAGCGGTCAGTAAATTACCTGGCTATGAATTTGGTACCGTAAAAGATGAAAATTTCAGCCGTTTATTGGATGAGTTTGAACTTAATTTAGACTCTGACGGACAAGGTGAATTAAGTGTTGATAGTGATCGCTATGCTGAACTGAAATCACCAATTAATATTATTTTACAAGCAAGCTTGCTCGAAGCTGGTGGGCGCCCGGTTACTCGCCGTTATCAGCAAGCTGTTTGGCCTGCCACTCATCTTGCTGGTATTCGTCCAGTCTTCCCTAAAAAAGAAGTTTATGACTACCGTACAGATAAATATAAATCAGGTTACAGCGTTGATGAAAACTCAATGGCTGAATTTGAAATTGTCTATACAGATCAAGACGGTAAAAAACTCCCTGCAAACGATCTTAAAGTGAAGTTTATCTATGAGCGCCATGATTATTATTGGCGTTGGTCTAGTTCGAATGGCTGGGAATCGGGCTATAACGAAAAAGATCTGCAAATGGATGAACAAACCATCAAAATAGCAAAAGATGGCACAGCAAAAGTGGCCTTCCCTGTTGAATGGGGTTCTTACCGTATTGAAGTGGTCGATCCTAAAACAGAATTAGTCAGTAGCTTACGATTCTGGGCGGGATATTCTTGGATGGATAACACTGGTGGAACAGGAGCGGTAAGACCAGACCAAGTTAAACTTAAACTGGATAAAGAAGGTTATTTACCAGGCGAGAAAGTGAAGTTAAACATTGTCGCACCTCATCCGGGCAAAGGTTATGTCTTATTAGAATCAAGTAATGGGCCTTTATGGTGGCAAGAAATTGATGTGCCAGAAAAAGGACTCGATGTTGAAGTGCCTATTAATAAAGAATGGGCAAGACACGATCTCTATCTGACATCTGTTGTTGTAAGGCCTGGTGATACGTCAAAACAAGCGACTGTAAAACGTGCTGTTGGTATTTTACATTTACCATTACAGGATAAAAACCGTCGGATTGATATTTCACTTGATGCACCTGAAAAAATTCGTCCAAATCAAGATTTAAAAATCCGCATTAAAGCGAATCCAGTTGCAGGCCAGCCATTACCTGAAAACATTAATGTTTTAGTTTCTGCGGTAGACACGGGTGTATTAAATATTACAGAGTATAAAACGCCAGATCCTTACGATGCCTTCTTTGGTCGTAAACGTTACAGCATCGATCAATATGATGTTTATGGGCAATTAATTGAAGGGCAAGGTCGTTTAGCGAATCTGCGCTTTGGTGGTGATGGTGGTGAAGCTGCTGCGCTATCTCGTGGTGGTAAAAAACCATTAACCGATGTGCAAATCATTGCTCAACAAACAGCACCTGTAAAATTAAATGCCCAAGGCGAGGGAGAAGTTTCTTTACCTATTCCTGAATTTAATGGCGAAGTTCGTTTAATGGCGCAAGCTTGGACAGCTGATAAATTCGGTAGTCAAGAAGGTAAAGTGGTTATTGCGGCACCTTTAGTGACTCAACTTTCATTGCCTCGATTTATGGCGGGTGGTGATAATGCACTGTTGTCTTTAGATTTAACCAATCTAACGGATGACGCACAATCTATCACGTTAAATTACACAGCTTCTGGTCTGGTAGGATTAGGTGGTGCAGAAAGTAAAACAGTATCGCTGACAAAAGGTGAACGTACCCAAGTTCAGATCCCAGTAAAAGCGAAACATGGCTTTGGTCAAGGCGAATTCTCGCTGTCTATTTATGGTATTAAAGTACCTGGTGAAGAAATTAAGCCTTACCACAACACATGGAATATAGGTGTTCGTCCTGCTTATCCGGCAGAAACACTTCATTATGCAAGCACGTTACAAGATGGTGAGACGTGGAGTTTGCCAACAGACGTTTTAAATCGTTTTAATAACTCAACGCTTGAAGGTGAATTATTACTGACAAGCCGTCCTCCATTACAGATTGCACGTTATGTCAGAGAGTTGTTTGCTTATCCTTATGGTTGCTTAGAGCAAACTGTCAGCGGGCTTTATCCTTCTTTATATTCAACAGAAAAAGAGTTGAAGCAATTAGGGATCAAAACGCAAACTGATGCTGATAGAAAAGTGGCAATTGAAAAAGGTATCGCCCACCTGCTGACAATGCAAAAAGCAGAGGGAGGATTCTCTTTATGGAACCAAGATGGACGTGAAGAGTATTGGCTAACAGCCTATGCCACTGACTTTTTATTCCGTGCTTCACAACAAGGTTATGCTGTTCCAGCGGAACCATTAAAACGTGCCAACGATCGCTTATTGCGTTATTTACAAGATAAAAGCTTGGTTAACTATGAATATGCGGTTAACCAAGATGCTGCCCGTTTCTCTGCCAGAGCATATGCAGCACTTGTATTAGCGAATCAGCAAAAAGCACCTTTAGGTGAATTACGTCGTCTTTATCTTGAGCGAAATGATGCTGGTAGTGGTTTGGCGTTAGTTCAATTAGGCATTGCGTTAAAATTGATGGGTGATAACAGTCGTGCAGAAGGTTTAATTGCAGAAGGTGTGACAACAACTCGTAAATATAATTATGGGTTAGGTGATTACGGTAGCGTTATTCGTGACCAAGCGTTAATTATTGCTTTATTAAGTGAAAATAATCTTGAAACACAATCTCGTGATGCAAGTGTGATTACGTTATCAGATAACTTAACGAGTCGTGAATGGTTCTCAACACAAGAAAGCAACTCTTTATATCTTGCGGGGCGCTTCTTTATTAATATGTCTGAGCAACCTTGGGAGGTCGCTGTAAATCGTCAAATCCCTGCAATCAGTAGCGATCGCGCGGTGAATGAAACATTAACATCAACGCAATTACAAGAAGGGTTGGAACTAAACAACCGTGGTGGTGCTGCGATTTATTCACGCATGAATATCGTAGGCTATCCGAAAGTGGCTCCAGCACCTTATAGTAATGTGTTAAATGTTCATCGTAGTTACTACGACTTGAAAGGAAATCGCGTTCATCCAAATCGTTTACAAAGTGGTGAAATGCTGGTGGTGAAACTAGAAGTTTCAGCAGATAGAGATGTTCCTGATGCTTTGGTTGTTGATTTATTACCTGCGGGTCTTGAAATTGAAAATCAAAACTTAGCATCAAGCAGTGCAAGCTTGAGTGATAGTGCGGCTGACTTACAGGAGTTTATCGACGATATGGGGCAAGCTAATATTAAGCACCTTGAATATCGTGATGATCGATTTGTTGCTGCGGTTTCTGTAGACAGATATCGTCCGACAACATTACTCTATTTAGCAAGAGCAGTTACACCGGGTAGCTATCAAGTACCACCTCCACAAGTTGAATCAATGTATGTGCCTTATTGGCGAGCAATAGGTTCAACAGAAACCAAGATTGATATTGTTCCTTAA
- a CDS encoding enhanced serine sensitivity protein SseB C-terminal domain-containing protein → MGVSEQFETQEIVSVEGSSLKLSVLEPQPEKLTSALSEFFGEHKPIRRAFIVNAQEQDNEEEFYLIGLEITGEEDVIAQILPQAAESAFEYLEEGQSLDFCFVNKEEKGVSHFMIHHVSPFYQRKLGGFLRKGIPIVNLDS, encoded by the coding sequence ATGGGTGTATCTGAACAATTTGAGACACAAGAAATTGTTTCTGTTGAAGGTTCTTCTTTGAAGTTAAGTGTTTTAGAGCCACAACCTGAAAAATTAACATCCGCACTTAGCGAGTTTTTTGGTGAACATAAACCAATTCGCCGTGCCTTTATTGTTAATGCTCAGGAGCAAGATAATGAAGAGGAATTTTATCTTATTGGTTTAGAGATAACTGGCGAAGAAGATGTGATTGCGCAGATACTCCCACAAGCAGCTGAATCGGCTTTTGAATATTTAGAAGAAGGGCAATCCTTAGATTTTTGTTTTGTGAATAAAGAGGAAAAAGGAGTGAGCCATTTTATGATCCACCACGTATCACCTTTTTATCAACGCAAACTTGGGGGATTCTTAAGAAAAGGTATCCCGATAGTGAATTTGGATAGTTAA
- the iscX gene encoding Fe-S cluster assembly protein IscX, with protein MKWSDTREIGEALFDLYPDTDPKTVRFTDMHQWICNLDGFDDDPQKSNEKILEAILLVWLDEFE; from the coding sequence ATGAAATGGAGTGATACTCGTGAAATAGGGGAAGCATTATTTGATCTTTACCCTGACACTGATCCTAAAACTGTGCGCTTTACAGATATGCATCAGTGGATCTGTAATTTAGACGGTTTTGATGACGATCCACAAAAATCTAATGAAAAAATTCTTGAAGCTATTTTGCTTGTTTGGCTTGATGAATTTGAATAA
- the pepB gene encoding aminopeptidase PepB has translation MNKQIMPIMLSNEPAAACWGDKALISTCETGMTIHLTEENRLGAIQRGGRKVDSQGIRNVALVGEGWDIERSWAFWLGFRAPKGARSIEWPQLSEADKHELESRIRIVDWVRDTINTPAEELGPEQLAQRTVDLFCGLDKEDISYKITKGADLRDQNYAGIYTVGRGSSRDPVYLALDFNPTQDSNAPVFACLVGKGITFDSGGYSIKPSSSMNSMKADMGGAATLAGALALAITRGLNKRVKLLLCIADNMVSGNAFKLGDIIRYRNGKSVEIMNTDAEGRLVLADGLIDASNIAPELIIDAATLTGAAKVAVGNDYHSVLSFDDKLAAELLASAEQENELFWRLPLADFHRSQLPSSFADLNNIAAPSHTAGASTAAAFLSHFVTNYKKGWVHIDCSATYRKSSVEQWAAGATGYGVRSIANLLLAKAK, from the coding sequence ATGAATAAACAAATTATGCCTATCATGCTGTCTAATGAACCTGCAGCAGCATGTTGGGGTGATAAAGCACTAATTAGCACTTGCGAAACAGGCATGACAATCCACTTAACGGAAGAAAACCGTTTAGGTGCTATTCAACGTGGTGGACGTAAAGTTGATAGCCAAGGTATTCGTAATGTTGCTCTTGTGGGTGAAGGCTGGGATATAGAGCGTAGCTGGGCTTTTTGGTTAGGTTTTAGAGCACCTAAAGGCGCTCGTTCTATCGAATGGCCACAATTAAGCGAAGCGGATAAACACGAATTAGAATCACGTATTCGTATCGTTGATTGGGTTAGAGACACAATTAATACGCCAGCTGAAGAATTAGGCCCAGAGCAACTGGCACAGCGTACTGTTGATCTTTTCTGTGGTCTTGATAAAGAAGATATCAGTTATAAGATCACTAAAGGCGCTGATCTACGCGATCAAAACTATGCCGGCATTTATACAGTAGGTCGCGGTTCTTCTCGTGATCCTGTCTATTTAGCATTAGATTTTAATCCGACTCAAGATAGCAATGCCCCTGTATTTGCATGTCTAGTAGGTAAAGGTATCACCTTCGATTCAGGTGGTTATAGTATCAAACCTTCATCATCTATGAATTCAATGAAAGCAGACATGGGTGGTGCAGCAACATTAGCGGGTGCTTTAGCATTAGCTATTACTCGTGGTTTAAATAAACGTGTGAAACTACTGCTGTGTATCGCAGATAACATGGTTAGCGGTAATGCCTTTAAGCTGGGTGATATCATTCGTTACCGTAATGGCAAATCAGTCGAAATCATGAATACAGATGCGGAAGGCCGTTTAGTGCTAGCTGATGGCTTAATTGATGCAAGTAATATTGCGCCAGAACTTATCATTGATGCAGCAACATTAACCGGTGCAGCTAAAGTTGCTGTGGGTAATGACTATCATTCAGTACTAAGTTTTGATGATAAATTAGCGGCTGAATTATTAGCAAGTGCTGAACAAGAAAATGAGCTGTTCTGGCGTTTACCATTAGCTGATTTCCACCGTAGCCAATTGCCTTCAAGCTTTGCTGATCTGAATAATATTGCAGCACCTTCGCATACTGCGGGAGCAAGCACAGCAGCCGCTTTTTTATCGCATTTTGTCACTAACTATAAAAAAGGTTGGGTACATATCGACTGTTCAGCAACTTACAGAAAATCGTCTGTAGAACAATGGGCTGCCGGTGCGACAGGTTATGGCGTGCGTTCTATCGCAAATCTGTTATTAGCAAAAGCAAAATAA
- the fdx gene encoding ISC system 2Fe-2S type ferredoxin, with translation MPKIVFLPHSTLCPEGAVVDATEGESILDVALRNGIEIEHACEMSCACTTCHCVVREGFDSLEESSELEDDMLDKAWGLEPESRLSCQAKVTDEDLVVEIPKYSINHAREH, from the coding sequence ATGCCTAAAATTGTATTTTTACCCCATAGCACACTGTGCCCTGAAGGTGCTGTTGTTGACGCAACAGAAGGTGAATCTATTCTAGATGTTGCATTACGCAACGGTATTGAGATTGAACATGCTTGTGAAATGTCTTGTGCATGTACAACTTGTCACTGTGTAGTGCGTGAAGGTTTTGATTCACTGGAAGAGAGCTCTGAGCTTGAAGACGACATGTTAGATAAAGCATGGGGCTTAGAGCCTGAAAGTCGCTTAAGTTGCCAAGCTAAAGTGACTGACGAAGATTTAGTCGTTGAGATCCCTAAATATTCGATTAACCATGCAAGAGAGCACTAA